Genomic segment of Arachis hypogaea cultivar Tifrunner chromosome 16, arahy.Tifrunner.gnm2.J5K5, whole genome shotgun sequence:
CTACTGTATACCCCATAATTCTGTAAAAGTCACTTCTAGGATTCTTCTACCACACCCTGTTTTTCCATCACTACTTGTGAGTTGTGACAAACTATAAGAATTAAGGATTTAAGAGGAGCTCCATAATAAAGTTTGAACTGTTGCCATTATAACAGAACCATCATGCAAATTGTTGTAGATGATCATGATTATAACACAGAAAGTGGAATAAAAGATCCTTAAATGTCTATATAGAACGAAGAATTACCTTTCTGCCGCAATTCcttatatataaaaattgttATTTACAATGCTAATATTTTTTGGGTGTCTATTACAATCTGCTAATATGTTTCGAGTATACGCTGTATATctaattctgaaataaaagaagaaaaaaattaactctATTTTTCCTAAAATTGTGAGAATCTCCAATCCAATGGCCGTTGAATCACATGAGGGAACAAGCATTGGGATTCTCGTCGCTGAACATCTGAGGAGCAGGATAACGAGGGTGCATGTAATAAGGGGGTGGCTCGGTATACCCTTGATTATTATGATGATTAACATCATGGCTCCCTCCATAACCCCAATAATCATAAGGGTACCCTTGATTATTAGGGTACCCGGCCCCTGATGAAGAAGGGTTAACCTCCACCGCGTAGCTAGTACTAGTTTGACCAGGTCCATACCCATCGTACCAATACATAGGAGCAGGTGGGTACCCGTAACCGGAGTGCTCCATTCTGTTAATTTCCACTGCCTTGGTCCCACCTTCCTCCACCACCGCCTTCTTCCCGCCGTCTCCtccgccgccaccaccaccaccaccttctttcttccctttcttttcccctcctccttctttgttttttttatcttcttctttcttgggtGGGCCCATCACCTCAACGTTCCTCTTGAGCTTCTCGTTCAGGAACGGCACCATTTCCTTCACGTCCATGGTTCCCGTAACGGTTACCAAATCCTTCCCTTCTTCAATGTTCACCGATTCCACTCCTGCTCAGCAACACGTCATCACACACCATGCTAGATTAATTAGTCGGTACTCACCTTAATTcttaatcaatatttaattaattaaaatttaagtgcCATTTTAAACAATAATCGTGTGGGGCTCTTGCATCACAAGCCCACCCAActtataattaactaattaaataaataaaatacgttTGTAAATTAAGTACAGAGAAATAAcagctttaatttaatttaattaggtcCAAAGTTACCTTTGACCTTGAGGATAATCTTGCGAATTTTCTGAATGCAACCGTCACAGTGCAATCTGATCTTCAACGCCACTGTGCTCTGCACAACACCAAACCACAAATTAAACTTAAACAATTAAAACAGAGAACACTCTAAAATCAAATGAAATTCAGAAAAAGAGTCATAGCTATGAGGAGAACGAGTCGCACTAATTTAACTCGGTCGTTACGGAAACATTAGgactcaaaatttttcaattaggaTGAAATTTGCACTCTGTTTCAGTCTTCACCGTATTgaccaagataaaaaataagtaaataacaataaaaaattgagTTATGTTAAGTATACACCAAAATCAATCACAAAAAATtgatcactaatataaaatatacattgaaatatatctatatattaaaaataaattaaattacctatatatttatacacaaatatattaatacaaatatattaataactgattttagtgactaattttaatctaCAAATAACATTTCTTTACAAAATTGAACTAAATCATAATAATCTACCTCTTTAGGCTTTTTTTCTTCGGGCTTTTTGGCTTCCGGTTTCTTGTCATCGGACTTCTTCTCCGGCGGCGGTTTATTATCGGCGGCGGGGAAGTCTTTCTTGGGCTGGGGGGAAAGGAGCTCGACCTTCTTGTTGGTTTTCTCGGCCAGCCTGTCTCGAACACTAGCGGGGTCCACTTTTCCGAAGACGGTTAGTTTGTTAGAGGAGATGTCGGCCTTCACGTCTTCCACACCTGAAACCCACAACAAACCAAAGTTGAAAATTCTGTCATCGATAACGGAATTCGCTTGTGTGGCCAGTGGGTGGGTTTtaagttagttagtttgttaccGTCAAAGTGGCGAACGGCGCGTTTGATTTTCTTAACGCATCCCTCACAATGCATGTCTAGCTTCAATACGACAGGGGAGGGAGCGTCGTTTTTGTTCCCTCCGCCTTCGGTCTTCTTCTCCGTGTCATTCTTTGGCTGATCTGTTTTCTGTAACCGAAcgatgtcaaaaaaaaaaaaaaacggaaattGCGTGAGTGAGGAATTTGAATAAAAAAGAAGACATGGAAACTGAAACTGAAACTGAAATTGAACGTTGAAACTGAAACTAACCTCTCCCATGTGGGGAACTGTTTTGGGGGAAATAAGAATAAGAgttggttttgagtttttgacGAGAGTtgttgaaatttaatttgaagaGGAATCTGAAAAGAGAGGCAACGGGGtcaaatatatataaagagaagggGTTTAAGGTCAAGGGAGTGAGGATGTCAGTGGTTACGGCAGAGTTGGATCTTGTTCATGATGTATGTGTATGTTTGAATGTGCATACATGATGATATTTAGATGACGtggattatatatttattttctatttgaagAATATAAATGTGGAACGTCAATTACTCGTATTCCTGTAGGGAAGAAAACGAGGAGCACGGTCATGTGCTTTCGGAAGGTTTGTGTTTTGTGGTTTTGCCGCAGGTTTGGACTTGAGGACGAGGTTATCAATTTATCATGACTTTGAACGTAACGGATTGGCTTAGGTCCGTCGAATTTGAACGGAACCGAACTGATTAAATGGATATTAAATGTGTATATAATATTAGAACGAATGAATAATCTGGTATAATTGAATCTGACTTTATGATATCCGATTATAATTAGTTTGAGTATTGATTTTGGAGAAGCTAAGTCCAAACTAATCTGTAAACtcaattactcttttattaaataaaaaaatacaaatttttatatataatttttgcaCTAATTAacctaattttattataattattgacGTGTGCAACCTCCCAGTAATGTAACCGACCTAAGATTTCGGCATCAATCACTCCTGGCTGAGTCCGCTTTATCCTCTAACCGAAACCCATCACAGCAAGATACGCTAAAAAGAAGCACGTGACGACTCCTCGGAACTGAAAAGATACTAACAAACAATCCCGGTCATTTGGTATCGCAACTAACTCACACCTCACTTATAAAAACAGAAACCACAGCCCCTGGAAGGCACAGTATTCTCTTCTCTTACTTAAGACTCTTTCTTCTTTGATAAATACACGttctgacttaagcatcggagtgcttTTGCAGGTACTCCCACCACCGTGTTTCAGAGACATCCGAGGACCCTTGCCACACTGATCCCAGCGGACGTGTAAGCTCGCCCGGACCAAACAAGCTCCCAAGGCCGAGCTTACTCCTCGGATTACTTGaacggaacatttggcgcccaccgtggggccgataACACTAACCCCACGATTCCCTATTATATTTCTACCTCTTGAGTTTTTCTTCGCAGGATAGCACGGGTCCCAGTCATGGCTGACAACGGAGTCCCTCAATTCACACAGGCCGAACTCATGGCCCAAATGGCGGAACTTCAAGCGGAGGTCAAAAGACTAGCCGAACTATCAGCACGAAATAACGCCAACCAGATAGGCGAGGGAAGTTCCAAAAGATCTTCCCAGGGCGCGCCTGACCTGCTGATCGCTGACCCACCGAAAGAGAGACTGACCTTGGACAACCCTTTTTCCGAAGAAATCACAAATTTTCAAATGCCAAAACATTTCACACTCCCCTCCTCACTTGAGCCGTATAAGGGGATTGGTGACCCCCGGGCTCACATTAAGAAATTTcaatctatgatgttttttaacggTCCTAACAATGAACCTGTACTTTGCAGAGCATTCCCGACATATCTTGACGGAGCAGCTTTGCTTTGGTTCTCAAAACTACCTGCAGGTTCAATCTCATCATTTGAAGAACTGGCGAAGTCTTTCATTGATTACTTCGCCGCAGCGAGAATATACGTCCACGGATCAGATTACCTCGGCACGATCCGCCAAGGTCCACAGGAGAGCCTAAAAGATTACCTGACCAGGTTTGCAGAGGCGACCATGGAAATACCCGACCTAGATCCGGCTGTCCATCTCCATGCGCTTAAGGCCGGCCTCCGACCTGGCAAATTCAGAGAAACAATCGCCATCACCAAACCGAAGACACTGGAGGAGTTCAGGGAAAGGGCAGCCGGACAAATGGAAATTGAAGAACTAcgcgaggccaacaaaacggaaaGGAAACCCATAAGGGAGGAGGAACGATCAATGAGATCGACCCACAACAAGGAGGTCGGCAAAACGTTCAAGCTCACTCCGAAGTTTGACAATTACACCAGATTCAACACAAGAAGGGAAAAGATAATCAAGGAAATACTCAATGCCAAGATTATAAAACCCCCAATAAGAGCAGGCAGTTACCAAGACCAGAGGTTCGTAGACAAAACCAAACATTGTGCTTTCCATCAAAAATACGGACACACCACCGACGAATGCATAATAGCCAAAGACCTTTTGGAAAGGCTTGCACGGCAAGGCCTATTGGACAAATACATTGAGGGGAGGAAGCATAAGGAAGACGACCGAGGCAGGGAGGAAAGGCAACCGACTTCAGTAAACAAGGAAAAGTGGCCGAACAACAACCTGCCCAAGGCAGTCATAAACTGCATCTCCGGGGGATTCGCTGGAGGCGGCGAAACAACATCGGCCAGGAAACGAAGTTACCGAGCCATGCTAGCCATAGAAGGAGCCTCACCTCCAAACAAGAGCGACGCACCAGATTTAGAGATCACCTTCAATAAAGCGGATATGTCCTCGGCCGCCCCACACCTGGACGACCCGGTCGTAATTTCTATCCAGACAGGCGACCTACTGGTAAGAAAGGTCCTTTTGGACCCAGGTAGCAGCGCAGACGTACTTTTTCATTCTACATTTTTAAAGATGAACTTATCTGAAAAACTCATACAACCCTCCTCCGGAGAACTGGTAGGATTCTCCGGAGAAAGGGTACCCATAAAAGGTTATATATGGCTTAAAACGACAATAGGTGAAAACGCATCATTCCGAACACTTGATATACAATACCTGATTGTCGATTGCAATAGTCCTTATAACATTATCCTCGGGAGACCTGCTCTGAACATGTTCAGAGCAGTAATATCAACTTTCCACCTATGTGTTAAGTTTTAGGCACAGGACGGAAAAATAGCAACGATCCACTCAGACCGCCAACAAGCTCGGCAGTGTTATAACTCTTGCTTGAAAAGGTCGGATAACAGAGGAAGACAACATAAGATCAAAGCAGTACAAACCAGAGAGGAAGTCCTTTCCCTAGCCGAACTCGACCCCAGAGGAGACACACAAGAGAGACCACAACCAACTGACGAACTCCAAAAAATTCGACTAACGTCCAAACCAGAGCAAGTAACATACATAGGTCAAGCACTACAAGGGCAAGAAAGGTCGGATCTCGTAAAGCTGCTAAGAGCCAACGCAGACTTATTCGCCTGGACCCCAGCAGATATGCCGGGCATAAGTCCGGAGATCATCTGTCACAAACT
This window contains:
- the LOC112754149 gene encoding heavy metal-associated isoprenylated plant protein 3; amino-acid sequence: MGEKTDQPKNDTEKKTEGGGNKNDAPSPVVLKLDMHCEGCVKKIKRAVRHFDGVEDVKADISSNKLTVFGKVDPASVRDRLAEKTNKKVELLSPQPKKDFPAADNKPPPEKKSDDKKPEAKKPEEKKPKESTVALKIRLHCDGCIQKIRKIILKVKGVESVNIEEGKDLVTVTGTMDVKEMVPFLNEKLKRNVEVMGPPKKEEDKKNKEGGGEKKGKKEGGGGGGGGGDGGKKAVVEEGGTKAVEINRMEHSGYGYPPAPMYWYDGYGPGQTSTSYAVEVNPSSSGAGYPNNQGYPYDYWGYGGSHDVNHHNNQGYTEPPPYYMHPRYPAPQMFSDENPNACSLM
- the LOC112757056 gene encoding uncharacterized protein; the encoded protein is MSVVTAELDLVHDGRKRGARSCAFGRFVFCGFAAGTPTTVFQRHPRTLATLIPADVIARVPVMADNGVPQFTQAELMAQMAELQAEVKRLAELSARNNANQIGEGSSKRSSQGAPDLLIADPPKERLTLDNPFSEEITNFQMPKHFTLPSSLEPYKGIGDPRAHIKKFQSMMFFNGPNNEPVLCRAFPTYLDGAALLWFSKLPAGSISSFEELAKSFIDYFAAARIYVHGSDYLGTIRQGPQESLKDYLTRFAEATMEIPDLDPAVHLHALKAGLRPGKFRETIAITKPKTLEEFRERAAGQMEIEELREANKTERKPIREEERSMRSTHNKEVGKTFKLTPKFDNYTRFNTRREKIIKEILNAKIIKPPIRAGSYQDQRFVDKTKHCAFHQKYGHTTDECIIAKDLLERLARQGLLDKYIEGRKHKEDDRGREERQPTSVNKEKWPNNNLPKAVINCISGGFAGGGETTSARKRSYRAMLAIEGASPPNKSDAPDLEITFNKADMSSAAPHLDDPVVISIQTGDLLVRKVLLDPGSSADVLFHSTFLKMNLSEKLIQPSSGELVGFSGERVPIKGYIWLKTTIGENASFRTLDIQYLIVDCNSPYNIILGRPALNMFRAVISTFHLCVKF